The Desulfovibrio porci genome includes a region encoding these proteins:
- a CDS encoding glutamate synthase-related protein, whose amino-acid sequence MESVKTQDVSVNDLNWTIEYHAERCTMCGSCVAACTFNAIEAGVSHRSVTVSRKAFPEPEAEHLALPVIRQKPVIEQACVGCGMCEKVCPNKAIRPVRNPDTRFPVLARAHGPIKRGGRSNLPTPRTLDAIVVGRISQMTDPSLDSERHTFDIRSPLGRVMLARELPLRVDGEDLVLDGRTPPVHWIYPAIFSDMSIGALSARAWEALALATAYLNEKCGMPVRMSSGEGGMPIKLLESEQLKYMILQIASGHFGWNRIIKAMPRMKADPAGVLIKIGQGAKPGDGGLLPAAKVAPHIQAIRGVPKATLHSPPNHQGLYSIEESVQKMHLSLNAAFGFRVPVAIKCAASSTSVSVYNNLLRDPYKICGGFFIDGIQGGTGAANEVSLEHTGHPIVSKLRDCYQAAVAQGLQGQIPLWAGGGIGMTGNAAADAFKMICLGANGVILGKILIQLMGCVGNEHGRCNACNTGKCPTGICTQDPRLVKRLDVDRGAQNIVDYMLAFDAELRKLLAPVGNSSLPVGRSDALVSTDRAVADKLGIAYAC is encoded by the coding sequence ATGGAATCAGTAAAAACTCAGGACGTCAGCGTCAACGATCTGAACTGGACCATTGAGTACCACGCCGAGCGCTGCACCATGTGCGGCTCCTGCGTGGCGGCCTGCACCTTCAACGCCATTGAGGCCGGGGTCTCGCACCGCAGTGTGACGGTTTCGCGCAAGGCTTTTCCGGAGCCGGAGGCGGAGCATCTCGCCCTGCCTGTCATCAGGCAAAAGCCCGTCATTGAGCAGGCCTGCGTGGGCTGCGGCATGTGCGAAAAGGTCTGCCCCAACAAGGCCATCCGGCCCGTGCGCAATCCGGACACCCGTTTTCCCGTACTGGCCCGCGCCCACGGCCCCATCAAGCGCGGCGGGCGCAGCAACCTGCCCACGCCGCGCACCCTGGACGCCATCGTGGTGGGCCGCATCAGCCAGATGACCGACCCGTCCCTGGATTCGGAGCGGCATACCTTTGACATCCGCTCACCGCTGGGCCGCGTGATGCTGGCCCGGGAGCTGCCCCTGCGCGTGGACGGCGAGGATCTGGTGCTCGACGGGCGCACCCCGCCGGTACACTGGATCTACCCGGCCATCTTCAGCGACATGAGCATCGGCGCGCTGTCCGCCAGAGCCTGGGAAGCTCTGGCCCTGGCCACGGCCTACCTCAACGAGAAGTGCGGCATGCCCGTGCGCATGAGCTCGGGCGAGGGCGGCATGCCCATCAAGCTGCTGGAGTCCGAACAGCTCAAATACATGATTCTGCAGATCGCTTCCGGCCATTTCGGCTGGAACCGCATTATCAAGGCCATGCCCCGCATGAAGGCCGACCCGGCGGGCGTGCTGATCAAGATCGGCCAGGGCGCCAAGCCCGGCGACGGGGGGTTGCTGCCCGCCGCCAAGGTGGCCCCGCACATCCAGGCCATTCGCGGCGTGCCCAAGGCCACCCTGCATTCCCCGCCCAACCATCAGGGTTTGTATTCCATTGAGGAGTCGGTGCAGAAAATGCACCTTTCGCTCAACGCGGCCTTCGGCTTCCGCGTGCCCGTGGCCATCAAGTGCGCGGCCTCGTCCACCTCGGTGTCGGTATACAACAATCTGCTGCGCGATCCTTACAAGATCTGCGGCGGCTTTTTCATCGACGGCATCCAGGGCGGCACGGGCGCGGCCAACGAGGTCTCCCTGGAGCACACGGGGCATCCCATCGTCTCCAAGCTGCGCGACTGCTATCAAGCGGCCGTGGCCCAGGGCCTGCAGGGGCAGATCCCCCTCTGGGCGGGCGGCGGCATCGGCATGACCGGCAATGCGGCGGCCGACGCCTTCAAGATGATCTGCCTGGGGGCCAACGGCGTGATTCTGGGCAAGATACTGATCCAGTTGATGGGCTGTGTGGGCAACGAGCACGGCCGCTGCAACGCCTGCAATACGGGCAAATGCCCCACGGGCATCTGCACGCAGGACCCGCGCCTGGTCAAACGCCTGGACGTGGACCGGGGCGCGCAGAACATCGTGGACTACATGCTGGCTTTTGACGCTGAACTGCGCAAACTGCTGGCCCCGGTGGGCAACAGCTCCCTGCCGGTGGGGCGTTCCGACGCCCTGGTGTCCACGGATCGGGCGGTGGCGGACAAGTTGGGCATTGCCTACGCTTGTTAG
- a CDS encoding FAD-dependent oxidoreductase, whose amino-acid sequence MLRVSTVHDHERMSTQDLLLSIEAAVERGETDFYIEASGQHDIGGPLWNRDGKKLTFRVSNPGQRVGSMCLPDTEIVVEGPAPADVGWLNAGGRIAVRGDAGDTAGHCAAAGKVYIGGRAGTRSGSLMKHDPLYEPPELWVLKSVGSFSFEFMGGGKAVVCGHESEALPSVLGERSCVGMVGGVVYFRGPVGSLPPDVRVSPLDEDDMAWLDAGLDDFLQAVDRPGLREELSVWKHWKKITPLPFEEREHEEVPSLARFRATEWVKDGIFSDVCPDDFVVNGLVARGDYRLRVPLWENARFAAPCEFHCPASIPSQRRFNLLREGKVDEAYRLVLDYTPFPGSVCGSVCPNPCMENCTRNELDSPVQIGKLGSCSADIRLEKPVQRSGKHLGVIGGGVGGLTAAWQLARMGHEVTVYEADAHMGGKLEQVIPRERLNHDLLLKELKRIEDMGVHFVTNHPVDAERFAELRKKHDALIVATGGHVPRIFPWPGHERIVGGIDFLKAVNRGQKPEVPESVVVIGCGNAGMDAAAGAFAMGAREVTCIDVQRPAAFAHEIAHIENLGGKLLWPVQTREITDNGLITQDGTLIPAEMVIITIGESPDLSYLPEGLEKFRDWLVPKADLSVMDGVFAVGDVIKPGLLVHAIGTGRQAALAADAWLRGESPVPTDREQVPSRRLHTAYFAKCHGRELPQPREDFERCVSCGTCRDCKMCLMSCPEKAIDRNELAEGGFEYVSDPARCIGCGICAGVCPCGIWSMKANWAMA is encoded by the coding sequence ATGCTGCGCGTAAGCACGGTGCACGATCACGAACGCATGTCCACCCAGGATCTGCTGCTGTCCATTGAGGCGGCGGTGGAGCGGGGCGAGACTGATTTTTATATTGAGGCCTCGGGCCAGCACGACATCGGCGGCCCGCTCTGGAACCGGGACGGTAAAAAGCTGACTTTCAGGGTCAGCAATCCCGGCCAGCGCGTGGGTTCCATGTGCCTGCCCGACACGGAAATAGTTGTGGAAGGACCGGCCCCGGCCGACGTGGGCTGGCTCAATGCCGGCGGGCGCATTGCGGTGCGCGGCGACGCGGGTGATACGGCGGGGCATTGCGCCGCCGCGGGCAAGGTCTATATCGGCGGCCGCGCGGGCACGCGTTCCGGCTCGCTCATGAAGCACGATCCGCTCTACGAACCCCCGGAACTCTGGGTGCTCAAAAGCGTGGGCAGTTTTTCCTTTGAGTTCATGGGCGGCGGCAAGGCCGTGGTCTGCGGCCATGAAAGCGAAGCCCTGCCCTCGGTGCTGGGCGAGCGTTCCTGCGTGGGCATGGTGGGCGGCGTGGTCTATTTTCGCGGGCCTGTGGGCTCCCTGCCGCCGGACGTGCGGGTGAGCCCCCTGGATGAGGACGATATGGCCTGGCTTGATGCCGGTCTGGACGATTTTCTTCAGGCTGTCGACCGGCCGGGACTGCGCGAAGAGCTTTCAGTCTGGAAACACTGGAAAAAGATCACGCCTCTGCCGTTTGAGGAACGCGAACACGAGGAAGTCCCCAGCCTTGCCCGGTTCCGGGCCACGGAATGGGTCAAGGACGGCATTTTCAGCGACGTCTGCCCCGACGATTTCGTGGTCAACGGCCTGGTGGCGCGCGGGGATTACCGCCTGCGCGTGCCCCTCTGGGAAAATGCCCGTTTTGCCGCACCCTGCGAATTCCACTGTCCGGCTTCCATCCCGAGCCAGCGCCGCTTCAATTTGCTGCGTGAAGGCAAAGTGGATGAAGCCTACCGGCTGGTGCTGGACTACACGCCTTTTCCCGGCTCGGTCTGCGGCAGCGTCTGCCCCAATCCCTGCATGGAAAACTGCACGCGCAACGAGCTGGACAGCCCTGTGCAGATCGGCAAGCTGGGCTCCTGTTCGGCGGATATCAGGCTGGAAAAGCCCGTGCAGCGCAGCGGCAAGCATCTGGGCGTCATCGGCGGCGGCGTGGGCGGTCTCACGGCTGCCTGGCAACTGGCCCGCATGGGACACGAAGTCACGGTGTACGAGGCGGACGCCCATATGGGCGGCAAGCTGGAGCAGGTTATTCCGCGCGAACGCCTGAACCACGATCTGCTGCTCAAGGAACTCAAGCGCATTGAGGACATGGGCGTGCATTTCGTGACCAACCATCCGGTGGACGCCGAGCGCTTCGCGGAGCTGCGCAAAAAGCATGATGCCCTGATCGTGGCCACGGGCGGACATGTGCCGCGCATCTTCCCCTGGCCCGGGCATGAACGGATCGTGGGCGGCATTGACTTTCTCAAGGCCGTAAACCGGGGGCAAAAGCCCGAGGTGCCCGAAAGCGTGGTGGTCATCGGCTGCGGCAACGCGGGCATGGACGCGGCGGCCGGGGCGTTTGCCATGGGCGCGCGCGAGGTGACCTGCATCGACGTGCAGCGTCCGGCGGCCTTCGCCCACGAGATCGCCCATATCGAAAACCTGGGCGGTAAACTGCTCTGGCCGGTGCAGACCAGGGAAATCACGGACAACGGTCTGATCACCCAGGACGGCACGCTGATTCCCGCTGAGATGGTCATCATCACCATCGGCGAGTCGCCGGACCTTTCCTATCTGCCCGAAGGACTGGAGAAGTTCCGCGACTGGCTGGTTCCCAAGGCCGATCTGAGCGTCATGGACGGCGTATTCGCGGTGGGCGACGTGATCAAGCCCGGTCTGCTGGTCCATGCCATCGGCACAGGCCGCCAGGCCGCGCTGGCCGCCGACGCCTGGCTGCGCGGCGAGAGCCCTGTGCCCACGGACAGGGAACAGGTGCCGTCCCGGCGGCTGCACACGGCCTATTTCGCCAAATGCCACGGCCGGGAGCTGCCGCAACCGCGGGAGGATTTCGAGCGTTGCGTCAGTTGCGGCACCTGCCGCGACTGCAAGATGTGTCTCATGTCCTGCCCGGAAAAGGCCATTGACCGCAATGAGTTGGCCGAAGGCGGTTTCGAATACGTTTCCGACCCGGCGCGCTGCATCGGCTGCGGCATCTGCGCAGGCGTCTGCCCCTGCGGCATCTGGAGCATGAAGGCCAACTGGGCCATGGCGTAG
- a CDS encoding formate--tetrahydrofolate ligase — protein sequence MTLDPTKNPDWKIAQDAESRMKTVETLAAEMGLESRELLPYGHYMGKIEQQAVLERLAGRPDGKYVDVTAITPTPLGEGKSTTTIGLVQGLARRGLRSSAAIRQPSGGPTMGMKGSAAGGGLSQCIPLTPYSLNFTGDIHAVGAAHNLAMTALTARMQHERNYDDATLARLSGMRRLNVDPTRVGTGWVMDFCAQALRNVIIGIEGDGRRNDGFMMRSHFDITVASEVMSILSVARDLRDLRERMGRMVLALDRDGKPVTTADLEVAGAMTAWLVEAVKPNLIQTIEGQPVLVHTGPFGNIALGQSSVIADRVGLKLSDVHVTESGFAAEMGYEKFWNLKCRYSGLTPDAAVIVATVRALKSHGGAPQPRPGRPLPEAYTREDVSLVEAGCVNLLHHIGIVRRSGVPSVVCINKFHTDSPVEIAAIRRICETAGARVAVSEHWEKGGEGALELADAVMDACNSGKQNFKPLYDWSLPLTERITCIAREIYGADGVDFEPLAAQRLKALQERPDANDLGVCMVKTQYSLSDDPTRKGVPASWRLHVRDVLLFGGAGLVCPVSGDISLMPGTGSHPSFRNIDVDVNTGKVTGLF from the coding sequence ATGACGCTTGATCCCACCAAAAATCCTGACTGGAAAATCGCGCAGGATGCCGAATCACGCATGAAGACCGTGGAAACCCTGGCCGCCGAAATGGGCCTGGAATCCCGGGAATTGCTGCCCTACGGGCATTATATGGGTAAAATCGAGCAGCAGGCGGTGCTGGAGCGCTTGGCCGGACGGCCGGACGGCAAATATGTGGATGTTACGGCCATCACCCCCACGCCGCTGGGCGAAGGCAAATCCACCACCACCATCGGCCTGGTCCAGGGCCTGGCCCGGCGGGGTTTGCGCTCCTCGGCGGCCATCCGCCAGCCCTCGGGCGGCCCCACCATGGGCATGAAAGGCTCGGCCGCGGGCGGCGGCCTGTCCCAGTGCATCCCGCTGACGCCGTATTCGCTCAATTTCACCGGCGACATCCATGCCGTAGGGGCGGCCCACAATCTGGCCATGACCGCTCTCACCGCTCGCATGCAGCACGAGCGCAATTACGACGACGCCACCCTGGCGCGCCTTTCGGGTATGCGCCGTCTGAACGTGGATCCCACGCGGGTGGGCACGGGCTGGGTCATGGATTTCTGCGCCCAAGCCCTGCGCAACGTGATCATCGGCATTGAGGGCGACGGCCGCCGCAACGACGGCTTTATGATGCGCTCGCACTTCGACATCACCGTGGCCTCGGAAGTCATGTCCATTCTCTCCGTGGCCCGCGACCTGCGCGACCTGCGCGAACGCATGGGCCGGATGGTCCTGGCTCTGGACCGCGACGGCAAACCCGTGACCACGGCGGATCTGGAAGTTGCCGGGGCCATGACCGCCTGGCTGGTGGAAGCCGTCAAACCCAATCTGATCCAGACCATCGAGGGCCAGCCGGTGCTGGTGCATACAGGACCTTTCGGCAATATCGCCCTGGGCCAGAGCTCGGTCATCGCCGACCGGGTGGGCCTCAAACTCAGCGACGTGCATGTGACGGAATCCGGCTTTGCCGCTGAAATGGGCTATGAAAAGTTCTGGAACCTGAAATGCCGTTACAGCGGCCTGACGCCCGACGCGGCGGTCATCGTGGCCACGGTGCGGGCGCTCAAGAGCCACGGCGGCGCGCCTCAGCCCCGGCCCGGCCGCCCCCTGCCCGAAGCCTATACCCGCGAGGACGTGAGCCTGGTGGAAGCTGGCTGCGTCAACCTGCTGCACCACATCGGCATTGTACGCCGTTCCGGCGTGCCGTCCGTGGTCTGCATCAACAAATTCCACACCGACAGCCCGGTGGAAATCGCCGCCATCCGCCGCATTTGCGAAACGGCCGGAGCCCGGGTGGCAGTATCGGAACACTGGGAAAAGGGCGGCGAGGGTGCGCTGGAACTGGCTGACGCGGTCATGGACGCCTGCAATTCCGGCAAGCAGAATTTCAAGCCGCTTTATGACTGGAGCCTGCCGCTGACCGAGCGGATCACCTGCATTGCCCGCGAGATCTATGGGGCCGACGGCGTGGATTTTGAACCCCTGGCGGCACAACGCCTGAAAGCCCTGCAGGAGCGCCCCGACGCCAATGATCTGGGCGTGTGCATGGTCAAGACCCAGTACTCCCTCTCCGACGACCCTACCCGCAAGGGCGTGCCCGCCTCCTGGCGGCTGCATGTGCGTGACGTGCTGCTGTTCGGCGGGGCCGGTCTGGTCTGCCCGGTTTCCGGCGACATCAGCCTGATGCCCGGCACAGGTTCGCATCCTTCGTTCCGCAATATCGACGTGGATGTAAACACGGGAAAGGTCACAGGTCTGTTCTAA